The Streptomyces sp. B3I8 nucleotide sequence CACCGACTGCCGGGGAGCGAGAACCACGTTCTCCCGGCCGCCGGAGCGGATCGTCACGAGCAACGCCTCCAGCCTGGAACTGCTGCTCCGCCTCGGCGCCGGCGACAGGGTGATCGGGACCGGCTTCCCGCCCGGACCCGGCACCCTGCCCGGCGCGCTCGACGCGCAGGGCCGCGAGGTCGCGGTGCTCAGCAGATCGGTGATCCCGAAGGAGAAACTCCTCGCCTCCGGCGCCGACCTCTACATCGACACCTTCGCCGGCATGAGGATGAACGGCGTGGGCGACGCCCCGTCCGAGGAGGAGTTCCGGGCCGCCGGCATCAAGCACATCTACCTCAAGTCCACCGCCTGCGCGGCACGGCGCGAGGGCGCGGTGACCGACCTGTCCGCCGTGGAGGCCGACATCACCGCGCTCGGCGAGGTCACCGGCACCCGCGCGAAGGCCGCGCGACTCGTCGACGGCATGAAGGACAGGGTCCGGGCGGTGAGGAAGGCGATCGGGAACGTCCCGGAGGCCGAGCGGCCCACGTACTTCTTCTTCGACTACGACGCCGGCACCAAGCAGCCGACCGCCCTGTGCAACCGCCAGGTCGCCCACGCGGTCATCACCCTCGCCGGGGCCCGCAACATCTTCGCCGACTGCGACACGACGTACAAACAGGTCGGCTGGGAGGACGTCCTCTCCCGCGACCCCGACTGGATCCAGCTCGGCGTGCGCAACCGGGGCGGCAGGGCCGCCACCGAGAAGGCGTTCGGCGAGGCGCGGCGGTGGCTGGAGACCAACCCCGCCACCAAGGGGCTGAAGGCCGTCAAGCAGGGCCACTTCCTGCGCATCCGGTCCGAGCGCACCACCATCGCGGGGGTGGAGAACGCCGACACGGTCGAACGCATCGCCCACACCCTGTACCCGTCCAAGGTCGGCTGACGGTGGCCGACGTCCTCCCGCGCGGGACGAACACCCCAGTCGGCCGCCCGCCCCGACCGTCCCGCGGCGCTCGCGGCCCCGTCCCCACCGCGCCCCTGCTCTGCCTCCTCGGCATCGCCCTGCTCGCCGCCCTCACCGTGGCGGTCTCCCTCGGCTCCACCTCGATCCCGCCGCAGGAGGTGTGGGGCGTGGTGTGGCGCCGGACGACCGGCGAAGCGCCCCGGCCCGGCACCGACGACCTCATCGTGTGGCAACTGCGGCTGCCGCGCGCGCTGTTGGCCGCGCTGGTGGGCGCGGGCCTCGGCCTGGTCGGCACGGCGGCGCAGGCCCTGGTGCGCAACCCGCTGGCCGACCCGTACTTCCTCGGCGTCTCCCAGGGGGCCTCGCTCGGCGCGGTCGCCGCGCTCGTGCTCGGCCTCGGCGCCGGTGGCGGCCTGGGCCTCGGGCTGTCCGGTGCCGCCTTCGCGGGCGCGCTCGCCACCTTCGTCCTCGTGTGGGCCGTCGCCAGGCGCGGCGGCGGCTTCGCCCCGCTGCGCCTGGTGCTCGCCGGGGTGGCCATCGGCCAGTTCCTCTCCGGGTTCACCAGCTACCTCGTCCTGCGGTCGGGGGACGAACAGCAGACCCACAGCGTGCTGTTCTGGCTCATGGGCAGCCTCGGCGGTGCCACCTGGCCCCTGCTGGCCGCCCCCGCCGCCGCGGTACCGGCGGTCTGGCTGCTCCTCCAGGCCCGCGCCAGACGCCTCAACGCGCTGCTGATGGGCGACGAGAGCGCGGCCGGCCTCGGTATCGACGTGGCCCGGCTGCGCCGCGAACTGTTCGCGGCGGCCAGCCTGCTCACCGGCGTCCTCGTCGCGGTCTCGGGGGCCATCGGCTTCGTCGCGCTGATGGTCCCGCACGTCTGCCGTCTCGTCGTCGGCGGCGACCACCGCCGACTGCTCCCGGTCTCGGCACTGTTCGGCGCGCTGCTGCTGGTCGTCGTCGACCTGGTGTGCCGCACCGCCATGGACACCCAGGAGCTGCCGGTCGGCGTCGTCACCTCGCTGCTCGGCGCCCCCACCCTGCTGTACCTGCTCGACCGCCGACGGGGGAGCGCCCGGTGAGACTCGACATCGAGGACCTGCACGTCGCCTACGCGGGCCGTACGGTCGTCGCGGGCGCCCGTCTCCTCGCGGCACCGGGCGAGATCACCGGCCTGGTGGGACCCAACGGCAGCGGCAAGTCGACCGTCCTGCGCACCGTCTACCGCCATCTCAGGCCCGTCGCGGGCCGCGTCCTGCTCGACGGCACCGATCTGCGGGAGCTGAGCCCCGCGCGATCGGCCCGGCACATCGCCGCCCTGCCGCAGGAGCGCGGCGGCGACTTCGAGCTGACGGTACGCGAGGTCGTCGTCATGGGGCGCATCCCCTACAAGCGGGCGTTCGCCGGTGACGACGCCGCCGACCACGGCATCGTCGACGGTGCCCTCGCCGACGTCGGCATGACCGGCCACGCGGACCGCCGGTTCGCCGAACTCTCCGGCGGGGAGCGCCAACGGGTGCTTCTGGCACGGGCTTTCGCCCAGCGGCCGGACCTCCTGGTGCTGGACGAGCCGACCAATCACCTCGACGTCCGTCACCAGGTCGAACTCCTCGCCCTGCTGCGCGACCGACGCCGTACCACGCTGGTCTCCCTGCACGACCTCAACGCGGCGGCCTCCGTCTGCGACCGGCTGCACGTCCTGCACGAGGGCCGCGTGGTCGCCTCCGGGCCACCGCGCGAGGTGCTGCGGCCCGCACTGCTGGCGGAGGTGTTCGGCGTACGGGCCGCTGTCGTCGCGCACCCGCTGACCGGCGATCCCCTGATCGCCTTCGACCACCGCCGTCCGGCGGACGACCCGAACGGCGACGGGACGGACGGCGACGGCAACGCCCGGGGCGGCGAGGAGAAAGGCGCCGAGGGAAAGGCGGCGGGTGGCCGTACCCACCCGGCCGCGACCGGTTCCGCGGGCCGGTGACACAGGCCCGGGCTCCGGGTGTCAGGATGAGGCGAGATGTCTGCCGGCGGGGTACTGCGCGCACTGCGGGCCGCGATGTTCGCGGCCGTGTGCGTCGTGCTCGCCGCCGCCGGTCACGTCCTGATGTCCGGGGCGCCGGTGCCCTGGTGGGCCCTGGCCGCCGCCGTCGCCGCGGTCGGAGCCGTCGGCTGGGCGTTCGGGGCCAGGGAACGCCGGCGCACCACGGTGGCCGGGCTCACCGTCGCCGTACAGACGGCTCTGCACCTGGGCTTCACTCGCGCGCAGTCCGTACCGGGGCCGGGGGCGACCGCGCCCCCGGGCACGGCCGGGCTCCGGCAGTGGGCCGGCCACGTACTGTGCGGCGCCGACCCCGGGTCCGCCGCGGCGACCCGGGCCTACGACGTCGCCGTACAGGCGGGGCTCCTCCAGCGGGTACGGGACGGGCACGGCACCGGCGCCCTGCCGGCGTCGGCCATGGACGCCCTGTCGTCGACGGGCCCCCTGCCGACGGGCTCCACGGGCACGAGCTCCATGGCGCACGACATGGCCGCCATGTCCGGGACGGCAGGCATGCAGGGGATGTCGAGTATGCCGGGCATGGCGGAGACGCACTCCGCCGGTTGGCACGTCATGGCGCACGCGACCGGTACCGCATCCTGGGGCATGCTCGCCGCCCACCTGGTGGCCGCCGCGCTGTGCGGACTGTGGCTGGCGCAGGGCGAGCAGGCGGCCTTCGCGCTGGCCCGGGCCTGCGCCGACCGTGCCTTCGTCCCGCTGCGGCTCGTCCTCGCCGTACTCGTACCGCCCGAGGCGCCGGCCCCGCCGCGGCGCCTTCGGGAGCGTACGCACCGCCCGCGTCCGCGGCTGCTCGTCCACGCCTTCACCACTCGGGGTCCACCCGGGGCGACCGCTGTCCTGTGACAGCCGGATCCCCGACGCCGTGACACGCACGGCGCGGGCCGCCGTTCACGCGTCCGCGTGAACGGACCTCCCCACCCGTGCGGCCGGCCGACCACGGCCTCCGCGGCCCTTCGGCGCGCCCGCACGGGATCCGAGTGAAGGACCTAGGGACCCATGACCCCTGCCCTGCCCGCGGTGACCGACGAGACGGTCACCGCCTGGGCGCTCGCCGCCGCCGGCGGCGACAACGAAGCGGTCGACCGCTTCGTGCGCGCCCTCCAGCACGACGTACGCCGCTACGTGGCCCACCTCGCCCACGACCCCCAGGCGGCCGACGACCTCACCCAGGACACGTTCCTGCGGGCCCTGACCGCGCTGCACCGCTTCGAGGGCCGCTCCTCGGCCCGGGTCTGGCTGCTGTCCATCGCCCGCCGGGCCGTCGCCGACAGCCTGCGCCGCGCCGCCGCCCGGCCCCGCAAGGCCGACACGGCCGACTGGCAGCTCGCCGTCGAACGCGCCCAGCCGCTCGGCCTGCCGGGCTTCGACGAGGGCGTCGCCCTCATGGATCTGGTGGACGCGCTGCCCGGCGACCGGCGCGAGGCGTTCGTCCTCACGCAACTGCTCGGCCTGCCGTACGGGGAGGCCGCCGAGGCGAGCGGCTGCCCGGTCGGCACCGTGCGCTCCCGGGTCTCCCGGGCGCGCGGCGCCCTGGCCGGCATGCTGGACGCCGAGTCCGGCACCCCGGCCCCGGCGCCGACCGCTCACGGGTCGCTCGCGATGACGTAGGTCACACCGGCCCCCGGGAACCCGGTGGCCCACCGCTCCGACTCCTGCACCGGTACGGCCCCACCCGGGGCCGTGCGAGGTGTTGGGAGTCGCGTCAGATGGCACAGACCCGCCGGCCCGCCCCCGCGGCGGGTCCTTCCCTCCGCCGGGCGCTGCCCCCGCCGGCCCTGTTCGGATTCCTTCTGCTGCTGGTCGTGGCGTTCGCCGCGGCCTACGCCGTCGGAACCGGCGCGGGGCCGGTCGCGCCCGGCATGCACGGCTCCCAGGTGAGCCGGGACGGCGACGGAGGAGCCGACGGCGGCACGGACATGGGGGACATGGGAGAGGGAGGCGGTCACTGATGTCCACGGGACAGGACACCGGACGGGGCGCGGCTGCGGTCACCGGACCGGCCGTCGGCGAGGTCGTCACCGATCTCCTCGTCGGCGGGATGACCTGCGGGGCGTGCGTGCAGCGCGTGGAGAAGAAGCTCGGCCGGCTGGAGGGGGTCACCGCCGCGGTGAACCTGGCCACCGGCCGGGCCCGGGTGCGGCATCCGTCCGGCGTCGGCCCCGAGGAACTGATCGCCACCGTCGAGCGCGCCGGGTACACGGCCGCGCTCCCGGCGCCGCCCACCCCGCGGACGCGCGCGGACGGCGACAGCGAGGAGGCGCGGGCACTGCGGCGGGAGCGCGACCGGCTGGTGGTCACCGTGCTGCTCGCCCTGCCGGTGCTCCTGCTGTCGATGATTCCCGCGTGGCAGTTCCGCGACTGGCAGTGGCTGTGCTTCGTCCTCGCCGCACCCGTCGTCGTCTGGGGCGCCCGGCCCTTCCACGTCCGGGCGGCCCGCGGACTGCGGCACGCGGCGGCGACCATGGACACGCTCGTCTCGCTCGGCGTCCTGGCCTCCTTCGCCTGGTCCTGCTACGCCCTCTTCCTGGGCGGCGCGGGCGACCCCGGCATGCGCATGCCGTTCAGCCTCGTGCCGTCCGCGACCGACGGCTCCGCGCCGGTGTACCTCGAAGTGGCCGTGGGCGTCCCGCTGTTCGTCCTGCTCGGCCGGTATCTGGAGGCACGGGCGCGGCGGGGGACCGGCGCCGCCCTGCGCGCGCTGGCCACGCTCGCCGTCAAGGAGGTGTCCGTGCGCGAGGGCGGACGGGAGCGGCTGGTCCCCGTCGAGGAGTTGCGCGTCGGACAGGTTTTCGTGGTGCGGCCCGGGGAACGGCCGGCCACCGACGGCGTCGTCGTGGAAGGCAACTCCGCGCTCGACCTCTCCCTGATCACCGGGGAGAGCAAACCGGTCGAGGTCGGCCCCGACGCCCCGGTGACCGGCGGCGCCGTGAACGTCGGCGGCCTGCTCCTCGTGCGGGCCACGGCCGTCGGCACCGACACCCGGCTCGCCCGCATCACCGCGCTGGTGACCGAGGCGCAGGCGGGCAAGGCACGGGCCCAGCGGCTCGCGGACAAGGTCGCCGGGATCTTCGTCCCGGTGGTGCTCGTGCTCGCCGTCACGGTGCTCGGGTTCTGGCTCGGCGCCGGGGCGGAGCCGCAGGCCGCGCTCACCTCGTGCGTGGCCGTGCTGGTCGTGGCGTGCCCGTGCGCGCTGGGACTCGCGACCCCGACCGCGCTGATGGCCGCCACCGGCCGGGGCGCCCAGCTCGGCGTCCTGGTCAGCGGGCCACGGGCGCTGGAGAGCCTGCGGCACCTGGACGCCGTGGTGCTCGACAAGACCGGCACGCTCACCTCCGGGCACATGAGCGTCGCCGCGGTCACCGAGGTGCCCGGCGGGCTCGGCGAGGAGACGGTGGTGCGGCTGGCGGCGGCGGTCGAACAGGGCTCCGAGCATCCGCTGGGCCGCGCCGTGGTGGCGTACGCGCGGCGTACCGCGCCCGGACGGGAACTGCCCGCCGTGCAGGGCTTCGAGGCCCTGCCCGGGCAGGGCGTGCGCGGACGGGTGGAGGGCAGGACGGTCGAGGTCCGCTCCCCGGACGGCACCCTGCCCGACGTCCTCGCCGAGGCGCTGACCGCCGGAACGGACGGCGCCCGCACGCCGGTCGTGGTGCGCGTCGACGGCCGTGCCGAGGCACTGCTCCGGATCGGCGACGTCCTGCGGCCGGGCAGCTACCGGGCCGTGGAGCGGCTGCGGCAGCTCGGGGTGCGGCCCGTCCTCGCCACCGGGGACCGCGAGGAACCGGCCCGCGCCGTCGCCGGGGAACTCCGCGTCGAGGAGGTCCACGCCCGCTGCTCGCCCGAGGACAAGGCCGCGCTCGTACGGGAGCTGCGGGAGCGCGGCCACCGGGTCGCGGTCGTCGGCGACGGGGTGAACGACGCGGCCGCCCTGGCCGGGGCCGACCTCGGCATCGCCATGGGCACCGGCACGGACGTGGCGATCGGGGCCGCCGACGTGACACTGGTGCGCGGTGACATCGAGGCCCTCGCGGACGCCGTACGGCTGGCCCGCGCCACGCTGGGCACCGTCCGCGCCAATCTGCTCTGGGCGTTCGGCTACAACCTGGTGACCG carries:
- a CDS encoding cation-translocating P-type ATPase, which translates into the protein MTCGACVQRVEKKLGRLEGVTAAVNLATGRARVRHPSGVGPEELIATVERAGYTAALPAPPTPRTRADGDSEEARALRRERDRLVVTVLLALPVLLLSMIPAWQFRDWQWLCFVLAAPVVVWGARPFHVRAARGLRHAAATMDTLVSLGVLASFAWSCYALFLGGAGDPGMRMPFSLVPSATDGSAPVYLEVAVGVPLFVLLGRYLEARARRGTGAALRALATLAVKEVSVREGGRERLVPVEELRVGQVFVVRPGERPATDGVVVEGNSALDLSLITGESKPVEVGPDAPVTGGAVNVGGLLLVRATAVGTDTRLARITALVTEAQAGKARAQRLADKVAGIFVPVVLVLAVTVLGFWLGAGAEPQAALTSCVAVLVVACPCALGLATPTALMAATGRGAQLGVLVSGPRALESLRHLDAVVLDKTGTLTSGHMSVAAVTEVPGGLGEETVVRLAAAVEQGSEHPLGRAVVAYARRTAPGRELPAVQGFEALPGQGVRGRVEGRTVEVRSPDGTLPDVLAEALTAGTDGARTPVVVRVDGRAEALLRIGDVLRPGSYRAVERLRQLGVRPVLATGDREEPARAVAGELRVEEVHARCSPEDKAALVRELRERGHRVAVVGDGVNDAAALAGADLGIAMGTGTDVAIGAADVTLVRGDIEALADAVRLARATLGTVRANLLWAFGYNLVTVPPAMVGLLNPMFAAAAMSVSSLLVVGNSLRLRAWQPSPAGRRRTAPASRTRAAM
- a CDS encoding iron ABC transporter permease, giving the protein MLCLLGIALLAALTVAVSLGSTSIPPQEVWGVVWRRTTGEAPRPGTDDLIVWQLRLPRALLAALVGAGLGLVGTAAQALVRNPLADPYFLGVSQGASLGAVAALVLGLGAGGGLGLGLSGAAFAGALATFVLVWAVARRGGGFAPLRLVLAGVAIGQFLSGFTSYLVLRSGDEQQTHSVLFWLMGSLGGATWPLLAAPAAAVPAVWLLLQARARRLNALLMGDESAAGLGIDVARLRRELFAAASLLTGVLVAVSGAIGFVALMVPHVCRLVVGGDHRRLLPVSALFGALLLVVVDLVCRTAMDTQELPVGVVTSLLGAPTLLYLLDRRRGSAR
- a CDS encoding ABC transporter substrate-binding protein, with product MRIRTGWGPTAVVVGGLLVTGCGGGGGGAADDGSAAGRPGTGRYPVTVTDCRGARTTFSRPPERIVTSNASSLELLLRLGAGDRVIGTGFPPGPGTLPGALDAQGREVAVLSRSVIPKEKLLASGADLYIDTFAGMRMNGVGDAPSEEEFRAAGIKHIYLKSTACAARREGAVTDLSAVEADITALGEVTGTRAKAARLVDGMKDRVRAVRKAIGNVPEAERPTYFFFDYDAGTKQPTALCNRQVAHAVITLAGARNIFADCDTTYKQVGWEDVLSRDPDWIQLGVRNRGGRAATEKAFGEARRWLETNPATKGLKAVKQGHFLRIRSERTTIAGVENADTVERIAHTLYPSKVG
- a CDS encoding sigma-70 family RNA polymerase sigma factor codes for the protein MTPALPAVTDETVTAWALAAAGGDNEAVDRFVRALQHDVRRYVAHLAHDPQAADDLTQDTFLRALTALHRFEGRSSARVWLLSIARRAVADSLRRAAARPRKADTADWQLAVERAQPLGLPGFDEGVALMDLVDALPGDRREAFVLTQLLGLPYGEAAEASGCPVGTVRSRVSRARGALAGMLDAESGTPAPAPTAHGSLAMT
- a CDS encoding ABC transporter ATP-binding protein, with protein sequence MRLDIEDLHVAYAGRTVVAGARLLAAPGEITGLVGPNGSGKSTVLRTVYRHLRPVAGRVLLDGTDLRELSPARSARHIAALPQERGGDFELTVREVVVMGRIPYKRAFAGDDAADHGIVDGALADVGMTGHADRRFAELSGGERQRVLLARAFAQRPDLLVLDEPTNHLDVRHQVELLALLRDRRRTTLVSLHDLNAAASVCDRLHVLHEGRVVASGPPREVLRPALLAEVFGVRAAVVAHPLTGDPLIAFDHRRPADDPNGDGTDGDGNARGGEEKGAEGKAAGGRTHPAATGSAGR